From candidate division WOR-3 bacterium, one genomic window encodes:
- a CDS encoding DivIVA domain-containing protein, with translation MAITPMDIRKKTFSTHRGGLDKAEVEEFIGELATEIENLRKERAQLTEKAEELAKHLKAYEDTEQLLKDTLVTAQKATNQLRDDAKKEAQLIIEKAKLEAEQIKRNAEQQTRGTGEELRALEAKRLALSEEVAAVARTYLALAERMSNRKPNAETADSPKRPGDKS, from the coding sequence ATGGCTATCACACCCATGGACATCAGAAAGAAGACCTTCTCGACCCATCGGGGCGGCCTTGACAAAGCCGAGGTCGAGGAGTTCATCGGCGAGCTCGCCACTGAGATAGAGAACCTGCGCAAGGAACGTGCGCAGCTCACCGAGAAAGCGGAAGAGCTGGCCAAACACCTGAAGGCGTACGAGGACACTGAGCAGCTGCTGAAGGATACGCTGGTGACCGCGCAGAAGGCCACCAACCAGCTGCGTGATGACGCGAAGAAGGAAGCTCAACTGATCATCGAGAAGGCGAAGCTCGAGGCGGAGCAGATCAAGCGCAATGCCGAACAACAGACCCGGGGCACCGGCGAAGAACTGCGCGCGCTCGAGGCGAAGCGCCTGGCCCTGAGTGAAGAGGTGGCCGCAGTCGCCCGGACCTACCTGGCGCTGGCCGAGCGAATGAGCAACAGGAAACCGAATGCTGAAACAGCAGATAGCCCAAAGCGTCCAGGCGATAAGAGCTAA
- a CDS encoding purine-nucleoside phosphorylase, with product MLKQQIAQSVQAIRAKTDFQPELGIILGTGLGKLAGDVAVDTAIPYSEIPHFPPPTVESHRGRLLLGMLGGRPVAVMQGRFHYYEGYEPDQIAHPVRVMKELGVGTLIVSNASGGVNPQFHAGEVAVITDHINLTGLNPLRGANDDTLGPRFPHMAGCYDPLLVSLAMDAALKLGIRLYPAVYAWVTGPNLETAAEYRYIRTIGADLVGMSTVPEVIVARHAGLRVLGFSVITDMGLPDAMQPVGLQEVLAMAAKAEPSLTAVVGEVVKLI from the coding sequence ATGCTGAAACAGCAGATAGCCCAAAGCGTCCAGGCGATAAGAGCTAAGACCGACTTCCAACCAGAACTCGGCATCATCCTCGGCACCGGACTCGGGAAGCTGGCCGGGGACGTCGCTGTAGACACCGCCATCCCCTACTCGGAGATACCACACTTCCCGCCGCCAACCGTAGAAAGCCACCGCGGCCGTCTGCTACTCGGCATGCTGGGCGGTCGCCCGGTGGCCGTGATGCAGGGACGGTTCCACTACTACGAGGGCTACGAACCCGATCAGATCGCCCACCCCGTACGCGTCATGAAGGAGCTGGGCGTGGGCACGCTGATTGTCTCGAATGCCTCCGGCGGCGTCAACCCGCAGTTCCACGCAGGCGAGGTTGCCGTCATCACCGACCACATCAACCTGACCGGACTCAATCCCCTGCGCGGGGCAAACGACGACACCCTGGGTCCCCGCTTCCCGCACATGGCCGGCTGCTACGACCCCTTGCTGGTGAGCCTTGCCATGGATGCGGCGCTGAAGCTCGGCATCCGTCTCTACCCCGCCGTCTATGCCTGGGTCACGGGCCCGAACCTGGAAACCGCAGCTGAGTACCGCTACATCCGGACCATCGGTGCCGACCTCGTCGGCATGTCTACCGTCCCCGAGGTCATTGTCGCCCGGCACGCGGGGCTGCGCGTGCTTGGATTCTCCGTGATTACGGACATGGGCCTGCCGGACGCCATGCAACCGGTCGGCCTGCAGGAAGTCCTGGCCATGGCAGCCAAAGCCGAACCGAGCCTGACGGCAGTCGTCGGCGAGGTGGTGAAACTCATATGA
- the bamD gene encoding outer membrane protein assembly factor BamD — protein MMRLRRFTFILLFFAAAGCTKRAQLQNVPRDAQQAIDRATASLEAKLYKEAEEQFTFVIFNFPGSRQASDAQYYLAETYFRSKDYIQAQSEFDFYLRNFPNARFQEEATYKLAVSYLRSAPSHVRDQVRALKARETIDQFLESYPDSPFRPEAEQLLGDIAERLALREFDAARIYYTSGEYKSALIYYHYVNGTYPADRWPGIERYRFAVSLLETADTAKAREVLMEIATGSSEETVKKLARGALARTD, from the coding sequence ATGATGCGCTTGCGCCGATTCACATTCATCTTGCTCTTCTTTGCCGCCGCCGGGTGCACGAAGCGCGCCCAACTCCAGAACGTTCCCCGGGACGCGCAACAGGCAATAGACCGGGCAACTGCCAGCCTGGAAGCGAAACTCTATAAAGAGGCCGAGGAGCAGTTCACGTTCGTAATCTTCAACTTTCCCGGCTCCCGCCAGGCCTCGGACGCCCAGTACTACCTGGCCGAGACCTACTTCCGCAGCAAGGACTACATCCAGGCCCAGAGCGAGTTCGACTTCTACTTGAGGAACTTCCCGAACGCCCGGTTCCAGGAGGAAGCCACCTACAAGCTCGCAGTCTCCTACCTGCGATCCGCGCCAAGTCATGTGCGTGATCAGGTCCGGGCGCTCAAGGCCCGCGAGACCATCGACCAGTTCCTGGAATCCTACCCGGACTCGCCGTTCCGCCCGGAGGCCGAGCAGCTGCTCGGGGACATCGCCGAGCGGCTCGCCCTACGAGAATTCGACGCCGCTAGGATCTACTACACCTCCGGCGAGTACAAATCGGCACTGATCTACTATCATTATGTGAACGGGACCTACCCGGCAGATCGCTGGCCCGGCATCGAAAGGTACCGGTTCGCTGTCAGCCTGCTGGAGACCGCAGACACAGCGAAGGCACGCGAAGTGCTGATGGAGATCGCAACCGGCTCGTCGGAGGAGACGGTCAAGAAGCTCGCTCGCGGCGCGCTGGCCCGCACCGACTGA